A single window of Microbacterium oryzae DNA harbors:
- a CDS encoding allantoate amidohydrolase, whose protein sequence is MSAHGDANALLAEIAHIGVDAERGGYTRLVFSPAELMLRDWFTQQAAARRLDVETDGNGIMWAWWDVPGRDPGDRHDAIVTGSHLDSVPGGGGFDGPLGVVSALAAVDRLRNCGVTLRRPLAVAVFPEEEGSRFGVACLGSRLLAGAVDPERVRRLSDESGRSYAEVAADAGFDPARIGADTDRLAEVSAFVELHVEQGRGLVDLDRPVALAGAIIAHGRWHLRIEGRGDHAGATRMADRQDPVVVAADAIRSVRERALAVDDARGTVGRLKVTPGGTNVIASSADLWIDVRHRSEEAVRRIIAEVTADAERAAAAEGCAVVMTEQSFSPTVAFDEDLRALMRGALPGAPVLDTGAGHDAGVLAAVVPTAMLFVRNPTGASHTPAETAGAADVAAGVDALTAVLEHLLTR, encoded by the coding sequence GTGAGCGCACACGGAGACGCGAACGCGCTGCTGGCGGAGATCGCGCACATCGGCGTCGACGCGGAGCGGGGCGGCTACACGCGTCTCGTCTTCTCGCCCGCCGAGCTGATGCTCCGGGACTGGTTCACGCAGCAGGCCGCCGCCCGGCGTCTGGACGTCGAGACGGACGGCAACGGCATCATGTGGGCGTGGTGGGATGTTCCCGGGCGCGACCCCGGCGACCGTCACGACGCCATCGTCACGGGGTCGCACCTCGACTCGGTCCCCGGCGGCGGCGGCTTCGACGGCCCGCTCGGCGTCGTCAGCGCGCTCGCCGCGGTGGATCGTCTGCGCAACTGCGGCGTGACGCTCCGGCGCCCGCTCGCGGTGGCGGTGTTCCCCGAGGAGGAGGGCTCGCGCTTCGGCGTCGCCTGCCTCGGCTCCCGACTCCTCGCCGGCGCGGTGGACCCCGAGCGGGTGCGCCGGCTGTCCGACGAGTCGGGCCGGAGCTACGCGGAGGTCGCGGCGGACGCGGGCTTCGATCCCGCGCGCATCGGCGCGGACACCGATCGCCTGGCGGAGGTCTCGGCCTTCGTCGAGCTGCACGTCGAGCAGGGGCGCGGTCTCGTCGACCTCGACCGCCCGGTCGCGCTCGCCGGGGCGATCATCGCGCACGGGCGCTGGCACCTGCGCATCGAGGGGCGCGGCGACCACGCCGGGGCGACCCGGATGGCCGATCGCCAGGATCCCGTCGTGGTCGCGGCCGACGCCATCCGCAGCGTCCGGGAGCGCGCGCTCGCCGTCGACGACGCGCGCGGCACCGTCGGACGCCTGAAGGTCACGCCGGGCGGCACGAACGTCATCGCGTCGTCGGCGGACCTGTGGATCGACGTGCGGCATCGCTCCGAGGAGGCGGTGCGCCGCATCATCGCCGAGGTGACGGCCGACGCGGAGCGCGCGGCGGCGGCGGAGGGGTGCGCGGTCGTCATGACCGAGCAGTCGTTCTCGCCCACCGTGGCCTTCGACGAGGACCTCCGCGCCCTCATGCGCGGCGCGCTGCCCGGAGCGCCCGTGCTCGACACCGGTGCGGGACACGACGCGGGCGTGCTCGCCGCGGTCGTCCCCACCGCGATGCTCTTCGTGCGCAATCCCACGGGAGCCTCCCACACCCCCGCCGAGACAGCCGGGGCCGCCGACGTGGCGGCCGGCGTCGACGCACTCACCGCGGTGCTCGAGCACCTGCTCACCCGCTGA